A genomic stretch from Candidatus Melainabacteria bacterium includes:
- a CDS encoding serine/threonine protein kinase, which translates to MFRFRLLNYVFKMRELGRKYNKAHPRISRRLSAKDTIDSTSMLDDQIREKPLPGSSHPTGKLAAQYEFLQTIDSGGMGIIYKARNIAIDQFVAIKMIKTDSLAERHLQRFKQEASALASLNHHNIIRVNDFGFTEETQPYMVLEFVNGETLPRFLAKRGTETDLETVRSIFVQIADAIGYAHERGVLHRDLKPSNIMVQLGTDGSPTVKVIDFGIAKFLTAESNSAMTQTGELLGSPAYMSPEQISGSAQDARSDIYSLGCVMFETLTGAPPYKAETPMDMIFQHLNAEIPDVKSKSNQKVPESLASIVTKCLQKDAQERFRSMDELRFALSEATLTEQPEKKTAANTKKLVVYSSAAVMLLLSCALIFAINQKSQQAEHLEYEEQKRHVENTVASRNSDEFARANDFARQHIRAHKSDKELTISDACTDEALIEFTEGAVETYATRTIFLGNSEIKGPGLAYLIRIPLIKLEMQRSSITERGLLEISKMKTLKALVLDGIRVPQSAWQHLQNLPKLTELSIRDVDLNDEGLRNICKISTLKSLQVEGNAGITPDGYAQLLNLKDLELLGIGEMNSSDDLIKVLLKLPQLRILYINKTSITDAQLKRLSASKQLHEIELEKSPNITMTGVMSLLKNPQMGSVDLRSDEWLKDSDLTALLSVDHPFHLSVEKTNITDKGMKILAKTKCFYADISRTAVTDAGLMELSKSKNIKIIRYSVDGPITAYGLKKLQQKRPDIEIVRDMSGSHLL; encoded by the coding sequence AAATGAGAGAGCTGGGCAGAAAGTACAATAAGGCTCATCCGCGGATAAGCCGCCGGCTTTCGGCAAAAGACACCATCGACTCAACTTCTATGCTCGACGATCAGATCAGAGAAAAACCGCTGCCGGGAAGCTCACATCCAACTGGCAAGCTTGCCGCACAATACGAGTTTCTTCAGACCATCGACAGCGGTGGAATGGGCATCATATACAAAGCGCGAAACATCGCAATCGACCAGTTCGTAGCGATAAAAATGATCAAGACAGACTCTTTGGCTGAGCGCCATCTGCAACGCTTCAAGCAAGAAGCATCCGCGCTTGCCAGTTTAAATCACCACAACATCATTAGAGTAAACGATTTCGGCTTCACGGAAGAAACGCAACCGTATATGGTGCTAGAGTTTGTCAACGGCGAAACACTGCCCAGATTTCTTGCCAAAAGAGGAACAGAGACAGATCTGGAAACCGTCAGAAGTATTTTTGTTCAGATCGCCGATGCTATCGGCTACGCCCATGAACGAGGTGTTTTACATAGAGATCTAAAGCCAAGCAACATCATGGTTCAGCTCGGTACTGACGGCTCACCGACAGTGAAAGTTATAGATTTCGGCATCGCGAAATTCTTGACGGCAGAAAGCAACAGCGCCATGACGCAAACTGGCGAATTGTTAGGAAGTCCTGCCTATATGAGCCCCGAACAAATCAGCGGTTCAGCGCAAGATGCCCGCTCCGACATCTACTCGCTCGGCTGCGTGATGTTCGAAACATTAACCGGCGCGCCTCCATACAAGGCCGAAACACCTATGGACATGATTTTCCAGCATCTCAATGCAGAGATACCTGATGTTAAATCAAAAAGCAATCAGAAGGTCCCAGAAAGCCTGGCTTCCATCGTCACAAAGTGCTTGCAGAAAGATGCGCAAGAACGCTTTCGTTCGATGGACGAGCTTCGATTTGCACTATCTGAGGCAACTTTGACTGAGCAGCCAGAGAAGAAAACAGCCGCAAACACGAAGAAATTAGTTGTCTACTCCAGCGCTGCCGTGATGCTTTTACTTTCATGCGCCCTCATATTCGCGATAAATCAGAAGTCTCAACAAGCAGAGCACCTGGAGTACGAAGAACAGAAAAGACACGTGGAGAACACCGTTGCTTCGCGAAACTCAGACGAGTTTGCCAGAGCAAACGACTTCGCCCGCCAGCACATAAGAGCCCATAAAAGTGATAAAGAATTGACCATTTCCGACGCTTGCACAGATGAGGCGCTAATAGAATTCACAGAGGGTGCCGTTGAGACTTACGCTACAAGAACCATCTTTCTCGGGAACTCAGAGATCAAAGGACCTGGGCTTGCCTATTTGATTCGCATTCCGCTGATCAAATTAGAGATGCAACGCAGCAGCATAACAGAACGCGGACTGCTTGAAATTTCCAAGATGAAAACGCTAAAAGCGCTTGTACTGGACGGAATACGTGTGCCGCAATCGGCGTGGCAGCATTTGCAAAATCTGCCCAAACTGACAGAACTGTCCATCAGAGACGTCGATCTCAATGACGAAGGCCTGCGAAATATATGCAAAATATCCACCTTGAAGAGTCTGCAAGTCGAAGGCAATGCAGGCATTACTCCAGACGGCTACGCTCAGCTGCTAAATCTCAAGGACCTTGAGTTACTCGGCATAGGTGAAATGAATTCGTCGGACGACTTAATCAAAGTTCTGCTCAAGTTGCCACAACTGAGAATACTCTACATCAACAAAACCTCGATTACAGACGCGCAACTCAAACGACTGTCCGCATCGAAGCAGCTGCACGAAATTGAGTTGGAAAAGAGTCCCAATATCACAATGACCGGCGTTATGAGCTTGTTGAAAAATCCACAAATGGGTTCAGTCGACCTCCGCTCTGACGAGTGGTTGAAAGATTCCGACCTGACTGCGCTGCTGTCAGTGGATCACCCGTTCCATCTCAGCGTTGAGAAAACGAATATCACTGATAAAGGAATGAAGATTCTCGCGAAAACGAAGTGTTTCTACGCCGACATATCAAGAACTGCTGTGACTGACGCCGGTCTAATGGAACTCTCGAAATCAAAGAATATCAAGATAATTAGATATAGTGTGGATGGTCCGATCACTGCATATGGTTTGAAAAAGCTGCAACAGAAGAGACCGGATATCGAGATCGTTAGGGACATGTCAGGTTCGCATTTGCTCTGA
- a CDS encoding catalase has translation MIPVFHNRSRIAIATLLTATTLNLSAGVLCYAKSDPASSPGVSYDDKGTQASGDPKTLRGTSDETHQVSGGSIPTMTTQQGVPISDDQNSLKAGAHGPTLLEDFVGREKIFHFDHERIPERVVHARGFGMHGYFEPYKSLSDVTKADVFQRAGERTPVFVRFSTVAGNKGSMDLARDVRGFAVKFYTKQGNWDLVGNNIPVFFIQDGLKFPDLVHAVKQEPNTGFPQAQSAHDNFWDFISLSPESMHMIMWIMSDRAIPRSFRFMEGFGVHTYRLVNEQGKSTFVKFHWKPKQGLQSVVWNEAVKINGADPDFHRHDLWNSIQAGQYPEWELGMQLFDEDFAKKFDFNVLDPTKIIPEELVPVQRVGRLVLNKTVDNFFEETEQVAFCTNNIIPGIDFTNDPLLQLRNFSYLDTQLSRLGSTNFTHLPINAPRCPVMNFQQDGHMAMNNPKGRVNYEPNSWGGPRENPTIGFKSYPEEVSGQKLRVRPESFADHYSQARQFYISQTPSEQTHISDALTFELSKVEKPEIRSRMVGHLENIDKVLAQRVAAGLGMKSLPPAAATAHPAKTDLPESPELSIIKNGPSSFKGRKLGVLVTDGVDAKLVNALRNAAKNIGADVAIVAPTISGVDASDGTHIKADGRLNGTPSVLFDSVAVLTSSDGARKLASDANARDFVSDAYAHLKFIAFNTEAAPLLEKNGVATAKDEGVMQVRDASDASNFLTMCKKLRVWNREPKTKMAAL, from the coding sequence ATGATCCCTGTATTCCATAACCGTTCTCGCATCGCGATTGCAACATTGCTCACAGCAACTACATTGAACCTCAGTGCTGGCGTGCTTTGTTACGCCAAGTCTGACCCAGCCTCTTCACCGGGCGTCTCGTATGATGACAAGGGTACGCAGGCTTCAGGCGATCCAAAAACGCTGCGTGGCACATCAGATGAAACACATCAGGTTAGTGGCGGTAGCATCCCTACTATGACTACGCAACAGGGTGTGCCGATTTCCGATGATCAGAATTCTTTGAAAGCAGGAGCGCATGGTCCGACGCTGTTGGAAGATTTCGTCGGTCGAGAAAAGATTTTTCATTTCGATCACGAGAGGATTCCTGAGCGTGTCGTGCACGCAAGAGGTTTTGGCATGCATGGATATTTCGAGCCGTATAAATCTTTGTCTGATGTCACAAAGGCCGATGTCTTCCAACGCGCGGGTGAGCGGACACCCGTATTCGTGCGCTTTTCCACGGTTGCCGGAAATAAAGGTTCGATGGATCTGGCTCGCGACGTCAGAGGTTTTGCGGTCAAGTTTTACACGAAACAAGGAAACTGGGACTTAGTCGGTAACAACATTCCGGTCTTCTTCATACAAGACGGTCTGAAATTTCCAGACCTGGTTCATGCGGTTAAGCAAGAACCAAATACTGGGTTTCCGCAGGCTCAGAGTGCGCATGACAATTTTTGGGACTTTATTTCGTTGTCACCTGAATCTATGCACATGATTATGTGGATTATGTCTGACCGCGCCATTCCGCGATCATTCCGATTCATGGAAGGATTTGGCGTGCACACGTACAGGCTCGTCAACGAGCAGGGCAAAAGCACCTTCGTCAAGTTTCACTGGAAACCAAAACAAGGTCTTCAATCTGTAGTCTGGAATGAGGCTGTGAAGATCAACGGTGCTGATCCCGATTTCCATCGCCATGACCTCTGGAATTCAATTCAGGCAGGGCAATATCCAGAGTGGGAATTGGGAATGCAGCTCTTTGATGAAGATTTTGCCAAGAAATTTGATTTCAATGTGCTCGATCCGACCAAAATTATTCCGGAAGAACTGGTACCCGTCCAGCGCGTTGGCAGGCTCGTTTTGAACAAAACAGTTGATAACTTTTTTGAGGAGACAGAGCAGGTCGCATTCTGTACGAACAACATCATCCCTGGTATCGATTTCACCAACGACCCGCTTCTGCAGTTGAGAAATTTTTCCTATCTCGACACGCAATTGTCGCGTCTTGGTTCAACGAATTTCACCCATTTGCCCATCAATGCTCCGCGCTGTCCTGTCATGAATTTCCAGCAGGATGGACACATGGCGATGAACAATCCGAAAGGACGGGTCAACTACGAGCCAAACTCGTGGGGCGGACCGCGTGAGAATCCAACAATTGGTTTCAAGTCTTACCCTGAAGAGGTAAGCGGGCAGAAGTTGCGTGTGCGTCCAGAATCGTTTGCCGATCATTACAGCCAGGCCAGACAGTTTTACATTAGCCAAACTCCAAGTGAGCAGACACACATCAGCGATGCGTTGACGTTCGAATTATCGAAAGTCGAGAAGCCCGAAATTCGCTCGCGAATGGTAGGGCACCTGGAGAATATCGACAAAGTGCTAGCGCAGCGTGTTGCTGCCGGGCTTGGCATGAAGAGCTTGCCGCCAGCTGCAGCCACCGCGCATCCTGCAAAAACTGACCTGCCGGAATCGCCTGAGCTTAGCATCATCAAAAATGGACCATCCAGTTTCAAAGGAAGAAAACTTGGTGTGCTGGTTACAGACGGTGTTGACGCGAAGTTGGTCAATGCTCTGCGAAATGCAGCTAAGAATATTGGCGCGGATGTTGCGATTGTTGCTCCAACCATATCTGGTGTTGATGCAAGCGACGGTACTCACATAAAAGCTGACGGCAGGCTGAATGGAACTCCGTCTGTTTTATTCGACTCCGTTGCTGTTTTGACTTCGAGCGATGGAGCCCGAAAATTGGCTTCCGACGCGAACGCGAGAGATTTCGTGTCTGATGCTTATGCTCATCTGAAGTTTATTGCTTTCAATACTGAAGCTGCTCCGTTGCTCGAGAAAAATGGCGTAGCCACTGCTAAAGATGAGGGTGTAATGCAGGTGCGCGATGCCAGTGACGCGAGTAATTTCTTGACGATGTGCAAGAAGCTTCGTGTATGGAATCGAGAGCCTAAAACCAAAATGGCGGCGCTCTAA
- a CDS encoding hemerythrin domain-containing protein, producing MNQTEQDARKPEMPVSEDILQLLHRDHMKVDELFFQFAKSEDESEKKAIVDQISHELGLHAKLEEEIVYPEVRDGEKESESMMDEADTEHHVVKFLLAELGSMKPSDDHYDAKVTVLCELVKHHVEEEEEEIFEKLKNADADLNELAQKFLERKAALSAKPLPEETFPVIGNRDQRDRKSA from the coding sequence ATGAATCAGACAGAGCAAGACGCACGTAAGCCAGAAATGCCGGTATCTGAAGATATTCTGCAACTGCTGCATCGAGACCACATGAAGGTTGACGAGTTATTTTTCCAGTTCGCCAAATCTGAAGATGAAAGTGAGAAGAAGGCAATTGTTGACCAGATTTCGCATGAACTTGGTCTGCACGCGAAGTTGGAGGAAGAGATCGTTTACCCGGAAGTGCGCGACGGTGAGAAAGAGTCAGAGTCAATGATGGACGAGGCTGATACGGAACATCACGTCGTCAAGTTCCTGCTTGCTGAATTGGGCAGTATGAAGCCTTCGGACGATCACTACGATGCAAAAGTAACGGTTCTGTGTGAACTGGTGAAGCATCACGTAGAAGAGGAAGAAGAAGAGATTTTTGAAAAGCTGAAAAATGCTGATGCCGACTTGAATGAACTGGCTCAAAAATTCCTAGAGCGCAAAGCCGCGCTGAGCGCCAAACCGCTGCCCGAAGAGACCTTCCCCGTTATCGGCAACCGAGACCAGCGCGACCGAAAGTCAGCATAA
- a CDS encoding ABC transporter permease, with protein MKKLLAQCRKELRQFGRDKLTVALAFFLPLLSLLLFGYGVRLEIKDIPLVVQNFDRGTLSADLIDRIYNNAQFAAHAWHGDHPLEDALDKGRAKAALIIPPEFSRTLTSGRQAHFQVLVDATDVNNARVIKNSILATTNRFMTDNRLVDDSNPVFDSDIRLWFNPGRKESLYVVPGALAVCLWIYPSLLAALAMVREKESGTILQVYASSITALEFVGGKILAYMVVGVLEALFLIIVSMFCFGISIVGDPTPYIVGALLFILSAVSFGTMIGTRTNTQSAAVQAVATGGFTTALLLSGYLYPVRNIVYPLSYVTVFVPARWFVQLSRDTFVRGAGWVYDWYLPVFLAVGAIFFFNIARKNLSKMQLNV; from the coding sequence ATGAAAAAACTTCTCGCGCAGTGCAGAAAGGAATTGAGACAGTTCGGGCGTGACAAGCTGACCGTTGCGCTGGCATTTTTTCTTCCCTTGCTCAGCCTGTTGCTGTTTGGTTACGGCGTGCGTCTGGAAATTAAAGATATTCCTCTCGTCGTTCAAAATTTCGATAGAGGAACCCTGAGTGCCGATTTAATCGATAGAATTTACAACAACGCTCAGTTTGCTGCACATGCCTGGCACGGCGACCATCCTCTCGAAGATGCTCTGGATAAAGGTCGCGCCAAAGCGGCGCTGATCATTCCGCCGGAGTTTTCTCGAACTCTTACAAGTGGTCGACAGGCACATTTTCAAGTTCTGGTAGATGCTACCGATGTAAATAACGCTCGCGTTATTAAGAACAGCATCCTGGCTACTACCAATCGATTCATGACTGACAATCGGCTGGTCGACGACAGTAATCCGGTTTTCGATTCGGATATTCGATTGTGGTTCAATCCCGGGCGGAAAGAGAGTCTTTATGTAGTGCCCGGCGCCCTCGCCGTGTGCCTGTGGATTTATCCATCGCTGCTTGCCGCACTGGCTATGGTGCGTGAAAAGGAGTCGGGTACCATCTTGCAAGTTTATGCATCGAGCATCACAGCGCTCGAGTTCGTCGGTGGCAAAATTCTGGCATACATGGTTGTTGGTGTGCTGGAAGCTCTCTTTCTTATCATCGTTTCCATGTTTTGTTTCGGTATTAGCATTGTCGGCGATCCAACGCCTTACATTGTCGGAGCGCTTCTTTTCATTCTCAGCGCAGTTTCTTTCGGCACGATGATTGGCACGAGGACAAATACTCAGAGCGCAGCGGTGCAAGCAGTGGCGACCGGTGGATTTACGACCGCCCTCTTGCTTTCTGGTTATCTCTATCCCGTCAGAAACATTGTCTATCCGCTTTCTTATGTCACCGTTTTTGTTCCGGCGCGATGGTTTGTGCAACTATCTCGCGACACATTCGTGCGCGGCGCAGGCTGGGTCTACGACTGGTATTTACCGGTATTTCTGGCTGTTGGTGCAATCTTCTTTTTTAACATCGCTCGTAAGAACCTCAGCAAGATGCAGTTGAACGTATGA
- a CDS encoding ABC transporter permease, which yields MIFGERLCALIVKETKQILRDQQQLFLLMFPPIVQICLYGAALNPDVQYLRMGVVDEAKTYKSRELISAMVENRVFKIEPVADDLRALTRAIERGKLDAGLVIPPDFDRRISQSRPAGLQVILDAVDANTAGIAQGYSTQMLLMFSNLLRPGKEPPVKADVTYVYNPGLVSSWFFIPGVLGLVLTLTGTLVSSVTLVKEKDSGTLEQLLMTPAESWEILVAKIVPLLVMLNGSVLIAVSLGRLVFQVPFRGDFFIYMFASNIYIFVVISIGIILATISKNQRQAILTSFFFNLPLIQLSGALSPIESMPDFFRLLTYLNPLRYYIQCVRNILMKGVGLDVIWKDLAILLLFATVLLSFSASRFRKQLG from the coding sequence ATGATTTTCGGTGAGCGCTTGTGTGCGCTCATCGTCAAGGAAACCAAACAAATTCTTCGAGACCAGCAGCAGCTGTTTTTGTTGATGTTTCCTCCCATTGTGCAAATCTGTCTTTACGGTGCCGCTCTTAATCCAGACGTTCAGTATTTGCGTATGGGTGTCGTCGATGAAGCGAAGACGTACAAAAGCAGAGAGCTGATTTCTGCCATGGTAGAAAATCGTGTCTTCAAAATCGAGCCAGTTGCAGACGATTTGCGTGCGCTCACCAGAGCGATCGAGCGAGGTAAGCTTGATGCGGGATTGGTAATTCCGCCCGACTTCGACCGGCGCATCAGCCAGTCGCGCCCGGCTGGTCTGCAAGTGATTCTCGATGCGGTTGATGCGAACACCGCCGGCATCGCACAGGGCTATTCCACCCAGATGTTGCTCATGTTCTCTAATTTGTTGCGACCGGGCAAAGAGCCGCCAGTTAAAGCGGATGTCACTTATGTGTACAATCCGGGGCTGGTCTCTTCCTGGTTTTTCATTCCCGGTGTGCTTGGGCTGGTGCTGACTTTGACCGGCACGCTCGTATCTTCGGTGACGCTCGTCAAAGAAAAGGATTCCGGAACTCTGGAGCAATTGCTCATGACGCCTGCAGAGTCCTGGGAAATTCTCGTCGCCAAGATCGTGCCGCTGCTCGTGATGTTGAATGGCTCTGTGCTTATTGCTGTCAGTCTGGGGCGCCTTGTTTTTCAGGTGCCGTTTAGAGGTGATTTTTTCATTTATATGTTCGCCTCGAACATTTATATTTTTGTTGTCATTTCGATTGGCATTATTCTTGCCACTATTTCAAAAAATCAACGCCAGGCTATTCTCACTTCCTTCTTCTTTAATCTGCCGCTCATTCAGTTAAGCGGGGCGCTTTCACCAATTGAAAGTATGCCTGATTTTTTCAGGTTGCTCACTTACCTTAACCCCTTGCGGTATTACATTCAGTGCGTTCGCAACATTCTCATGAAGGGTGTTGGTTTAGATGTGATCTGGAAGGACCTGGCCATTTTGCTGTTATTTGCCACCGTCTTGCTCTCGTTTAGCGCCAGCCGTTTCAGGAAACAACTCGGATAA
- a CDS encoding mechanosensitive ion channel, whose amino-acid sequence MERAISLAWKSVLYMTDGFFAKLPNILVALATLMLFVFGARLAKKVVVNLCSRTRLDETLSHALGTIVIFFVNLLGILVAATIVFPSFSPGNLVAGLGITSVAVGFAFKDILENFFAGILLLWQKPFRIGDEIRTNGFEGTVEDIDIRSTRIKTIDGELVVVPNGSMLSSPIVVLTGYSVRRVKMTVAVPQGKSVDELRKLILDVLHKSESVQKDPAPLIYQTTVGSSLDIFFWANSKATSMQQAVSDVASAIQRAINSKPVVEAGTAIDQGLGGQDRRAVA is encoded by the coding sequence TTGGAACGGGCAATATCACTGGCATGGAAAAGCGTCTTGTACATGACCGACGGATTCTTTGCAAAATTACCAAACATTCTGGTGGCACTGGCAACTTTGATGTTGTTCGTGTTTGGTGCTCGTCTGGCAAAGAAAGTCGTGGTGAATCTCTGTAGCCGCACACGACTGGACGAGACTTTGAGCCACGCATTGGGCACCATTGTAATTTTCTTCGTCAATCTGCTCGGCATCTTGGTTGCGGCGACGATAGTATTTCCGAGCTTCAGCCCGGGAAACCTGGTGGCCGGGCTCGGTATAACCTCGGTTGCGGTCGGCTTTGCGTTTAAAGACATTCTGGAGAATTTCTTTGCTGGAATTCTATTGTTGTGGCAGAAACCGTTTCGAATCGGCGATGAAATTCGCACGAATGGATTTGAAGGCACCGTCGAAGACATCGATATACGATCGACGAGAATCAAAACTATAGACGGCGAGCTGGTCGTGGTGCCCAATGGCTCCATGCTTTCCAGTCCTATTGTCGTACTCACCGGTTACTCCGTAAGGCGTGTAAAGATGACCGTCGCCGTTCCGCAAGGCAAGTCAGTGGATGAATTGCGAAAGCTGATTTTGGATGTTCTGCATAAATCTGAATCCGTTCAGAAAGACCCTGCGCCGCTCATCTACCAGACCACCGTCGGCTCATCACTCGACATCTTCTTTTGGGCGAACTCGAAGGCAACCTCAATGCAGCAAGCGGTTAGCGATGTGGCATCCGCAATACAGCGCGCTATCAACAGCAAGCCGGTTGTGGAGGCGGGCACTGCGATTGATCAAGGCTTGGGCGGTCAAGACAGGCGTGCTGTTGCATAG
- a CDS encoding transaldolase produces the protein MSTLLEQLREMTVVVADTGDFDSMTKFKPQDSTTNPSLILAASKMPGYSALVDEVLQQAKKEVGPKGSTKDTANYAFKHLAVAFGRKILTIIKGRVSTEVDARLSYDTEATIAQAREIIQMYEGSGISRERILIKIASTWEGIRAAEKLEQEGIHCNMTLLFGIHQAVACAEAKVTLISPFVGRILDWYKKDTGKDYKGAEDPGVKSVTEIYHYYKKFDYKTVVMGASFRNIDEIIELAGCDLLTISPKLLGELDSSDAKLERKLDPESSKKSTIQRIEMNKDVFDKMHAENKMANEKLAEGIQGFSDALVELENYLESRLSQLAAKA, from the coding sequence ATGAGCACATTGCTGGAGCAACTTCGAGAGATGACCGTTGTCGTTGCAGACACTGGTGATTTCGATTCGATGACAAAATTCAAGCCGCAAGACAGCACAACCAATCCGTCGCTGATTTTGGCTGCTTCTAAAATGCCTGGATATTCTGCGCTAGTTGATGAAGTTCTGCAGCAAGCAAAGAAAGAAGTTGGTCCGAAAGGTTCTACGAAGGACACTGCAAATTATGCGTTTAAGCATCTGGCGGTGGCTTTTGGTCGAAAGATTCTCACGATCATCAAGGGCCGCGTTTCGACCGAAGTCGACGCCAGGCTCTCATATGATACGGAAGCCACTATTGCTCAGGCTCGCGAAATTATTCAGATGTACGAAGGGTCGGGAATCTCACGCGAGCGTATTTTGATAAAAATCGCTTCTACATGGGAAGGAATCAGAGCCGCTGAAAAGCTGGAGCAAGAAGGAATTCATTGCAATATGACTCTGCTGTTTGGAATTCATCAGGCTGTAGCATGTGCGGAAGCTAAAGTCACGTTGATCTCGCCGTTTGTCGGTCGAATTCTTGACTGGTACAAAAAAGATACAGGCAAAGACTATAAAGGTGCAGAGGATCCGGGTGTCAAATCAGTCACTGAGATTTATCACTACTACAAAAAGTTCGACTATAAGACTGTGGTCATGGGTGCAAGCTTCAGGAACATTGATGAAATTATCGAGCTGGCAGGCTGTGATTTGCTGACGATTTCGCCGAAGCTCCTGGGCGAGTTGGATTCAAGTGACGCGAAATTAGAGCGTAAGCTTGACCCTGAAAGCTCGAAGAAGTCGACGATTCAGCGCATTGAAATGAATAAAGACGTTTTCGACAAGATGCATGCCGAAAACAAAATGGCTAATGAAAAACTCGCCGAAGGAATCCAGGGATTCAGCGATGCGCTGGTTGAGTTAGAGAACTATCTTGAAAGTCGTCTCTCCCAGCTTGCTGCTAAAGCCTAG
- a CDS encoding TolC family protein: protein MLTKDCKIIELNHTGWYDCVMVRNPQLLRVLVFGATSLSLLGNVPVYAEDSVQLRPPQPASPVSSADPSAVLRKPAAASVESDFNEHRAGLKKTKKYQPPAPAATGASRADTAAAMGAPNGGLPTPASTTGDGTASGDDIAISAPRLESLISVNEYLNPFSLDADASRPITLREALDIGLERNLDLAISLTQTKQSKFSYYSALGKFLPDATAGFSEYFARGHVGLPFNFFASSSGALSNTALGTAASNISSSGRDSTVTVNRPFEIMHAGGEFYAYRGGSVLFGALQARNTYRARTQGERATLSDTLLTIAQNYYNLVLAETVLQIRIDAVRTSEEQLRRNQARFHSGLATNLEVLQSKTQLSRDKQALVDQQIERRSAAIALSNTLNIDLGNDLKPATTVVQKVRLIDPHLSVGQVLQMAIDHRPELKQYEQLRLAAKKAIIVSTSGLQPTVSLSGQAYGIGPPSNVNALGVFSVNANWRLKGLATTDAMEVVRAKWEARQAALQSQKELQTVCSQVRNSYLKILDKERNISEATNEVISSAEELRLAELRKTSGLGLNLDIITAQRDYTQARVSKAQAIIDYNIAQVQLLHDTGQISIAGLTSGRMLNKTDL from the coding sequence ATGTTAACTAAAGACTGCAAAATCATTGAACTTAATCATACCGGTTGGTATGATTGTGTCATGGTTAGGAATCCTCAGCTGCTGCGTGTTTTGGTCTTCGGAGCGACCAGTCTATCGCTTCTTGGAAACGTGCCTGTCTATGCTGAAGATAGTGTGCAGCTCAGACCGCCTCAGCCGGCCTCGCCTGTAAGCTCTGCCGATCCGTCTGCTGTCTTGAGAAAACCGGCGGCTGCAAGTGTTGAATCTGATTTCAACGAGCATCGCGCTGGTTTGAAGAAAACAAAAAAATACCAGCCGCCCGCGCCAGCTGCTACAGGCGCATCGAGGGCTGACACGGCTGCTGCTATGGGCGCGCCAAACGGAGGACTTCCTACACCGGCATCGACGACTGGTGATGGTACTGCATCTGGTGACGATATCGCCATCAGCGCCCCTCGTCTGGAATCTCTCATTTCCGTCAACGAGTATCTGAATCCGTTCAGTCTGGATGCTGACGCGTCCAGACCGATCACGCTCAGGGAAGCTTTAGATATTGGACTGGAGCGGAATCTTGACCTTGCTATCAGTCTGACTCAAACGAAGCAAAGCAAATTTTCGTATTACTCTGCGCTGGGTAAGTTTTTGCCTGACGCAACCGCTGGGTTTAGCGAATACTTCGCCAGAGGGCATGTTGGATTACCGTTTAACTTTTTTGCATCTTCATCCGGTGCTTTGAGCAATACAGCATTAGGAACCGCAGCCAGCAATATTTCCAGCAGTGGACGAGACAGTACTGTTACAGTAAATCGACCGTTTGAAATCATGCACGCCGGTGGTGAGTTTTATGCCTACCGCGGCGGTAGTGTTCTTTTCGGTGCTCTGCAGGCTCGCAATACCTACCGGGCAAGAACACAAGGTGAGCGCGCCACTCTCAGCGATACGCTGCTTACGATTGCGCAAAATTACTACAACCTGGTGCTGGCTGAGACTGTACTGCAAATTCGCATCGATGCAGTTAGAACATCCGAAGAGCAGTTGAGACGCAATCAAGCTCGGTTTCACTCTGGTCTTGCTACCAATCTCGAAGTCTTACAATCGAAGACTCAGTTGTCTCGCGACAAACAGGCTCTCGTCGATCAGCAAATTGAGCGGCGGTCAGCTGCCATTGCCCTGTCCAACACTCTAAACATCGACCTGGGCAATGATTTGAAACCTGCCACCACTGTTGTGCAGAAAGTACGTTTGATTGATCCGCACTTGAGTGTTGGTCAGGTGCTGCAGATGGCGATCGATCACCGCCCTGAGTTGAAGCAGTATGAGCAACTTCGCCTGGCGGCGAAAAAAGCAATTATTGTCTCGACGTCGGGGCTGCAACCGACCGTTTCTCTCAGTGGACAGGCTTACGGAATCGGTCCACCTTCTAATGTGAACGCACTGGGCGTGTTCTCGGTAAATGCGAATTGGCGTCTGAAGGGTCTGGCTACAACTGATGCCATGGAAGTTGTCAGAGCCAAGTGGGAAGCTCGTCAGGCTGCTCTTCAGTCACAGAAAGAATTGCAAACGGTGTGCAGTCAGGTGCGGAATTCTTATTTGAAGATTCTGGACAAAGAGCGGAATATTTCTGAAGCGACCAACGAGGTTATCTCTTCTGCAGAAGAACTTCGTTTGGCTGAGCTGCGCAAGACAAGCGGCTTGGGCTTGAATCTCGATATCATCACTGCGCAGCGTGACTACACGCAGGCACGTGTTTCTAAGGCGCAAGCGATTATTGATTACAATATCGCTCAGGTTCAACTTCTTCACGACACCGGTCAGATATCTATTGCCGGGTTGACTTCGGGCCGCATGTTGAATAAAACTGATCTGTAG